A stretch of Xenopus laevis strain J_2021 chromosome 8S, Xenopus_laevis_v10.1, whole genome shotgun sequence DNA encodes these proteins:
- the dmpk.S gene encoding myotonin-protein kinase isoform X1, producing MEGTQLPPVPLTLDSLLDLMLCVSNELASSPLAHETNIADFLSWADPVAQYIREQRMKRSDFDILKVIGRGAFSEVAVVRKKSNSHVYAMKIMNKWDLLKRSDVACYRQERDVLVNGDKRWITRLHFAFQDDNYLYLIMDYYVGGDLLSLLSKFSDGFPTHMAVFYLAEMVMAISSVHALGFVHRDIKPDNMLLNRAGHIRLGDFGSCLKLREDGTVSSSTAVGTPDYLSPEILLAVEDPTLCYGVECDWWSLGVCAYEMYFGYTPFYADSVVETFGKIIHFKEHFRFPPSSSEVPSEALSFISSLICERETRLGKGGLQDFQIHPLFADIEWERLRDNIPPYVPESEGATDTSNFDVVEDQLSEMVSGGGETISDVGDSSPLGVNLPFVGYSYTVREDDREHVWGNLKNECDCKRALIPSPENKTNGDTLVPHFESLLPPDQQNDLESELQTQESLSTEISLLKSTNQRLASQLNEADLLNSELQSKIRTLEEKLKEKEKGEEQSREEVFLPRRWEICNQKFETTSRNRQLDSCIPSYCHPLVTPVHRHMLLFSRIPKPLATWVGYVLLCSSDTSWPSYLLCQTHPT from the exons ATGGAGGGGACGCAACTGCCCCCGGTGCCCCTGACTCTGGACTCCCTGCTGGACCTGATGCTGTGCGTGTCCAACGAGCTCGCCTCTTCCCCGCTCGCCCACGAGACCAACATCGCCGACTTCCTCAGCTGGG CTGACCCTGTGGCCCAGTATATACGAGAGCAGAGAATGAAAAGAAGTGACTTTGACATCCTTAAAGTGATTGGAAGAGGAGCATTCAGTGAG GTTGCAGTTGTGAGAAAGAAAAGCAATTCCCACGTTTATGCCATGAAGATAATGAATAAGTGGGACCTTCTGAAGAGATCAGAT GTGGCCTGTTACAGGCAGGAGAGAGACGTTTTAGTAAATGGGGACAAGAGATGGATAACTCGGTTACACTTTGCATTTCAGGATGACAATTATCTA TACCTTATAATGGATTATTATGTGGGTGGTGACCTACTCTCCCTTCTAAGTAAATTCTCCGATGGATTTCCCACTCATATGGCAGTATTCTACCTGGCAGAAATGGTTATGGCTATCAGTTCAGTTCACGCTCTAGGCTTTGTGCACAG GGACATTAAGCCAGACAATATGCTGCTAAATCGTGCTGGTCACATACGTCTTGGAGATTTTGGCTCCTGCTTGAAACTACGGGAAGATGGCACA GTCTCCTCCTCCACTGCAGTGGGGACTCCTGATTATCTTTCTCCTGAAATACTTCTTGCTGTCGAAGACCCAACCTTGTGTTATGGAGTTGAATGTGACTGGTGGTCCCTTGGAGTCTGTGCTTACGAGATGTATTTTGGTTATACTCCCTTCTATGCTGATTCAGTAGTAGAAACTTTTggaaaaataattcactttaaa GAGCACTTTAGATTCCCCCCCTCATCCAGCGAGGTTCCCTCTGAGGCATTAAGCTTTATCTCATCTCTCATCTGTGAGCGAGAAACCCGCTTGGGAAAAGGTGGGCTTCAGGATTTCCAGATACACCCACTATTTGCTGACATTGAATGGGAGAGATTGCGAGACAATATCCCCCCATATGTACCTGAGTCAGAGGGAGCCACAGATACCTCAAATTTTGATGTGGTTGAAGATCAGCTTTCAGAGATGGTCAGTGGCGGAGGT GAGACAATATCTGATGTTGGAGACAGCTCTCCTCTTGGAGTTAATCTGCCTTTTGTTGGCTATTCCTATACAGTGAG AGAGGATGACAGGGAACATGTTTGGGGAAACTTGAAGAATGAGTGTGATTGCAAAAGGGCATTAATACCCAGCCccgaaaataaaacaaatggagACACCTTG GTTCCACATTTTGAATCCTTGTTGCCGCCAGATCAACAAAATGATCTAGAGAGTGAGCTACAAACTCAAGAATCCTTAAGTACAGAAATCAGCCTCTTGAAATCAACCAATCAGCGCCTAGCTAG TCAATTAAATGAAGCTGATCTGTTAAACTCTGAGCTACAGAGCAAGATCCGAACACTGGAGGAGAAACTGAAAGAGAAGGAGAAAGGGGAGGAACAAAGTAGAG AAGAAGTGTTTCTCCCCCGGAGATGGGAAATCTGCAATCAGAAATTTGAAACTACCTCTAGGAATAGACAA CTAGATAGCTGTATACCTTCCTATTGTCACCCTTTAGTGACACCAGTTCACCGCCACATGCTGCTCTTCTCACGG
- the dmpk.S gene encoding myotonin-protein kinase isoform X4 produces the protein MEGTQLPPVPLTLDSLLDLMLCVSNELASSPLAHETNIADFLSWADPVAQYIREQRMKRSDFDILKVIGRGAFSEVAVVRKKSNSHVYAMKIMNKWDLLKRSDVACYRQERDVLVNGDKRWITRLHFAFQDDNYLYLIMDYYVGGDLLSLLSKFSDGFPTHMAVFYLAEMVMAISSVHALGFVHRDIKPDNMLLNRAGHIRLGDFGSCLKLREDGTVSSSTAVGTPDYLSPEILLAVEDPTLCYGVECDWWSLGVCAYEMYFGYTPFYADSVVETFGKIIHFKEHFRFPPSSSEVPSEALSFISSLICERETRLGKGGLQDFQIHPLFADIEWERLRDNIPPYVPESEGATDTSNFDVVEDQLSEMVSGGGETISDVGDSSPLGVNLPFVGYSYTVREDDREHVWGNLKNECDCKRALIPSPENKTNGDTLVPHFESLLPPDQQNDLESELQTQESLSTEISLLKSTNQRLASQLNEADLLNSELQSKIRTLEEKLKEKEKGEEQSRDT, from the exons ATGGAGGGGACGCAACTGCCCCCGGTGCCCCTGACTCTGGACTCCCTGCTGGACCTGATGCTGTGCGTGTCCAACGAGCTCGCCTCTTCCCCGCTCGCCCACGAGACCAACATCGCCGACTTCCTCAGCTGGG CTGACCCTGTGGCCCAGTATATACGAGAGCAGAGAATGAAAAGAAGTGACTTTGACATCCTTAAAGTGATTGGAAGAGGAGCATTCAGTGAG GTTGCAGTTGTGAGAAAGAAAAGCAATTCCCACGTTTATGCCATGAAGATAATGAATAAGTGGGACCTTCTGAAGAGATCAGAT GTGGCCTGTTACAGGCAGGAGAGAGACGTTTTAGTAAATGGGGACAAGAGATGGATAACTCGGTTACACTTTGCATTTCAGGATGACAATTATCTA TACCTTATAATGGATTATTATGTGGGTGGTGACCTACTCTCCCTTCTAAGTAAATTCTCCGATGGATTTCCCACTCATATGGCAGTATTCTACCTGGCAGAAATGGTTATGGCTATCAGTTCAGTTCACGCTCTAGGCTTTGTGCACAG GGACATTAAGCCAGACAATATGCTGCTAAATCGTGCTGGTCACATACGTCTTGGAGATTTTGGCTCCTGCTTGAAACTACGGGAAGATGGCACA GTCTCCTCCTCCACTGCAGTGGGGACTCCTGATTATCTTTCTCCTGAAATACTTCTTGCTGTCGAAGACCCAACCTTGTGTTATGGAGTTGAATGTGACTGGTGGTCCCTTGGAGTCTGTGCTTACGAGATGTATTTTGGTTATACTCCCTTCTATGCTGATTCAGTAGTAGAAACTTTTggaaaaataattcactttaaa GAGCACTTTAGATTCCCCCCCTCATCCAGCGAGGTTCCCTCTGAGGCATTAAGCTTTATCTCATCTCTCATCTGTGAGCGAGAAACCCGCTTGGGAAAAGGTGGGCTTCAGGATTTCCAGATACACCCACTATTTGCTGACATTGAATGGGAGAGATTGCGAGACAATATCCCCCCATATGTACCTGAGTCAGAGGGAGCCACAGATACCTCAAATTTTGATGTGGTTGAAGATCAGCTTTCAGAGATGGTCAGTGGCGGAGGT GAGACAATATCTGATGTTGGAGACAGCTCTCCTCTTGGAGTTAATCTGCCTTTTGTTGGCTATTCCTATACAGTGAG AGAGGATGACAGGGAACATGTTTGGGGAAACTTGAAGAATGAGTGTGATTGCAAAAGGGCATTAATACCCAGCCccgaaaataaaacaaatggagACACCTTG GTTCCACATTTTGAATCCTTGTTGCCGCCAGATCAACAAAATGATCTAGAGAGTGAGCTACAAACTCAAGAATCCTTAAGTACAGAAATCAGCCTCTTGAAATCAACCAATCAGCGCCTAGCTAG TCAATTAAATGAAGCTGATCTGTTAAACTCTGAGCTACAGAGCAAGATCCGAACACTGGAGGAGAAACTGAAAGAGAAGGAGAAAGGGGAGGAACAAAGTAGAG
- the dmpk.S gene encoding myotonin-protein kinase isoform X2, producing the protein MEGTQLPPVPLTLDSLLDLMLCVSNELASSPLAHETNIADFLSWADPVAQYIREQRMKRSDFDILKVIGRGAFSEVAVVRKKSNSHVYAMKIMNKWDLLKRSDVACYRQERDVLVNGDKRWITRLHFAFQDDNYLYLIMDYYVGGDLLSLLSKFSDGFPTHMAVFYLAEMVMAISSVHALGFVHRDIKPDNMLLNRAGHIRLGDFGSCLKLREDGTVSSSTAVGTPDYLSPEILLAVEDPTLCYGVECDWWSLGVCAYEMYFGYTPFYADSVVETFGKIIHFKEHFRFPPSSSEVPSEALSFISSLICERETRLGKGGLQDFQIHPLFADIEWERLRDNIPPYVPESEGATDTSNFDVVEDQLSEMETISDVGDSSPLGVNLPFVGYSYTVREDDREHVWGNLKNECDCKRALIPSPENKTNGDTLVPHFESLLPPDQQNDLESELQTQESLSTEISLLKSTNQRLASQLNEADLLNSELQSKIRTLEEKLKEKEKGEEQSREEVFLPRRWEICNQKFETTSRNRQLDSCIPSYCHPLVTPVHRHMLLFSRIPKPLATWVGYVLLCSSDTSWPSYLLCQTHPT; encoded by the exons ATGGAGGGGACGCAACTGCCCCCGGTGCCCCTGACTCTGGACTCCCTGCTGGACCTGATGCTGTGCGTGTCCAACGAGCTCGCCTCTTCCCCGCTCGCCCACGAGACCAACATCGCCGACTTCCTCAGCTGGG CTGACCCTGTGGCCCAGTATATACGAGAGCAGAGAATGAAAAGAAGTGACTTTGACATCCTTAAAGTGATTGGAAGAGGAGCATTCAGTGAG GTTGCAGTTGTGAGAAAGAAAAGCAATTCCCACGTTTATGCCATGAAGATAATGAATAAGTGGGACCTTCTGAAGAGATCAGAT GTGGCCTGTTACAGGCAGGAGAGAGACGTTTTAGTAAATGGGGACAAGAGATGGATAACTCGGTTACACTTTGCATTTCAGGATGACAATTATCTA TACCTTATAATGGATTATTATGTGGGTGGTGACCTACTCTCCCTTCTAAGTAAATTCTCCGATGGATTTCCCACTCATATGGCAGTATTCTACCTGGCAGAAATGGTTATGGCTATCAGTTCAGTTCACGCTCTAGGCTTTGTGCACAG GGACATTAAGCCAGACAATATGCTGCTAAATCGTGCTGGTCACATACGTCTTGGAGATTTTGGCTCCTGCTTGAAACTACGGGAAGATGGCACA GTCTCCTCCTCCACTGCAGTGGGGACTCCTGATTATCTTTCTCCTGAAATACTTCTTGCTGTCGAAGACCCAACCTTGTGTTATGGAGTTGAATGTGACTGGTGGTCCCTTGGAGTCTGTGCTTACGAGATGTATTTTGGTTATACTCCCTTCTATGCTGATTCAGTAGTAGAAACTTTTggaaaaataattcactttaaa GAGCACTTTAGATTCCCCCCCTCATCCAGCGAGGTTCCCTCTGAGGCATTAAGCTTTATCTCATCTCTCATCTGTGAGCGAGAAACCCGCTTGGGAAAAGGTGGGCTTCAGGATTTCCAGATACACCCACTATTTGCTGACATTGAATGGGAGAGATTGCGAGACAATATCCCCCCATATGTACCTGAGTCAGAGGGAGCCACAGATACCTCAAATTTTGATGTGGTTGAAGATCAGCTTTCAGAGATG GAGACAATATCTGATGTTGGAGACAGCTCTCCTCTTGGAGTTAATCTGCCTTTTGTTGGCTATTCCTATACAGTGAG AGAGGATGACAGGGAACATGTTTGGGGAAACTTGAAGAATGAGTGTGATTGCAAAAGGGCATTAATACCCAGCCccgaaaataaaacaaatggagACACCTTG GTTCCACATTTTGAATCCTTGTTGCCGCCAGATCAACAAAATGATCTAGAGAGTGAGCTACAAACTCAAGAATCCTTAAGTACAGAAATCAGCCTCTTGAAATCAACCAATCAGCGCCTAGCTAG TCAATTAAATGAAGCTGATCTGTTAAACTCTGAGCTACAGAGCAAGATCCGAACACTGGAGGAGAAACTGAAAGAGAAGGAGAAAGGGGAGGAACAAAGTAGAG AAGAAGTGTTTCTCCCCCGGAGATGGGAAATCTGCAATCAGAAATTTGAAACTACCTCTAGGAATAGACAA CTAGATAGCTGTATACCTTCCTATTGTCACCCTTTAGTGACACCAGTTCACCGCCACATGCTGCTCTTCTCACGG
- the dmpk.S gene encoding myotonin-protein kinase isoform X3, translated as MEGTQLPPVPLTLDSLLDLMLCVSNELASSPLAHETNIADFLSWADPVAQYIREQRMKRSDFDILKVIGRGAFSEVAVVRKKSNSHVYAMKIMNKWDLLKRSDVACYRQERDVLVNGDKRWITRLHFAFQDDNYLYLIMDYYVGGDLLSLLSKFSDGFPTHMAVFYLAEMVMAISSVHALGFVHRDIKPDNMLLNRAGHIRLGDFGSCLKLREDGTVSSSTAVGTPDYLSPEILLAVEDPTLCYGVECDWWSLGVCAYEMYFGYTPFYADSVVETFGKIIHFKEHFRFPPSSSEVPSEALSFISSLICERETRLGKGGLQDFQIHPLFADIEWERLRDNIPPYVPESEGATDTSNFDVVEDQLSEMVSGGGETISDVGDSSPLGVNLPFVGYSYTVREDDREHVWGNLKNECDCKRALIPSPENKTNGDTLVPHFESLLPPDQQNDLESELQTQESLSTEISLLKSTNQRLASQLNEADLLNSELQSKIRTLEEKLKEKEKGEEQSREEVFLPRRWEICNQKFETTSRNRQIAVYLPIVTL; from the exons ATGGAGGGGACGCAACTGCCCCCGGTGCCCCTGACTCTGGACTCCCTGCTGGACCTGATGCTGTGCGTGTCCAACGAGCTCGCCTCTTCCCCGCTCGCCCACGAGACCAACATCGCCGACTTCCTCAGCTGGG CTGACCCTGTGGCCCAGTATATACGAGAGCAGAGAATGAAAAGAAGTGACTTTGACATCCTTAAAGTGATTGGAAGAGGAGCATTCAGTGAG GTTGCAGTTGTGAGAAAGAAAAGCAATTCCCACGTTTATGCCATGAAGATAATGAATAAGTGGGACCTTCTGAAGAGATCAGAT GTGGCCTGTTACAGGCAGGAGAGAGACGTTTTAGTAAATGGGGACAAGAGATGGATAACTCGGTTACACTTTGCATTTCAGGATGACAATTATCTA TACCTTATAATGGATTATTATGTGGGTGGTGACCTACTCTCCCTTCTAAGTAAATTCTCCGATGGATTTCCCACTCATATGGCAGTATTCTACCTGGCAGAAATGGTTATGGCTATCAGTTCAGTTCACGCTCTAGGCTTTGTGCACAG GGACATTAAGCCAGACAATATGCTGCTAAATCGTGCTGGTCACATACGTCTTGGAGATTTTGGCTCCTGCTTGAAACTACGGGAAGATGGCACA GTCTCCTCCTCCACTGCAGTGGGGACTCCTGATTATCTTTCTCCTGAAATACTTCTTGCTGTCGAAGACCCAACCTTGTGTTATGGAGTTGAATGTGACTGGTGGTCCCTTGGAGTCTGTGCTTACGAGATGTATTTTGGTTATACTCCCTTCTATGCTGATTCAGTAGTAGAAACTTTTggaaaaataattcactttaaa GAGCACTTTAGATTCCCCCCCTCATCCAGCGAGGTTCCCTCTGAGGCATTAAGCTTTATCTCATCTCTCATCTGTGAGCGAGAAACCCGCTTGGGAAAAGGTGGGCTTCAGGATTTCCAGATACACCCACTATTTGCTGACATTGAATGGGAGAGATTGCGAGACAATATCCCCCCATATGTACCTGAGTCAGAGGGAGCCACAGATACCTCAAATTTTGATGTGGTTGAAGATCAGCTTTCAGAGATGGTCAGTGGCGGAGGT GAGACAATATCTGATGTTGGAGACAGCTCTCCTCTTGGAGTTAATCTGCCTTTTGTTGGCTATTCCTATACAGTGAG AGAGGATGACAGGGAACATGTTTGGGGAAACTTGAAGAATGAGTGTGATTGCAAAAGGGCATTAATACCCAGCCccgaaaataaaacaaatggagACACCTTG GTTCCACATTTTGAATCCTTGTTGCCGCCAGATCAACAAAATGATCTAGAGAGTGAGCTACAAACTCAAGAATCCTTAAGTACAGAAATCAGCCTCTTGAAATCAACCAATCAGCGCCTAGCTAG TCAATTAAATGAAGCTGATCTGTTAAACTCTGAGCTACAGAGCAAGATCCGAACACTGGAGGAGAAACTGAAAGAGAAGGAGAAAGGGGAGGAACAAAGTAGAG AAGAAGTGTTTCTCCCCCGGAGATGGGAAATCTGCAATCAGAAATTTGAAACTACCTCTAGGAATAGACAA ATAGCTGTATACCTTCCTATTGTCACCCTTTAG
- the clptm1.S gene encoding cleft lip and palate transmembrane protein 1 homolog, translating into MEVPGAETQTSVNGTVGSEAAVPPEQPNQQQQQPPPPNAWQVIKGVLFRIFVIWAISSWFRRGSAPQDQATPTGAPRPPSRNLFSKDTLMDLHVYLSEKESFTEFNVTSAVFWEQRDLVYGDWSSGANGDGCYEQYSEIQVPEGVQNNGTFYIHVYLTKSGFHPDPSQKALYRRLATLHTSRMLNKYKRRRFLKTKNLLTGETEADPEMIKRAEDFGPVEIISHWHPNLTINIVDDHTPWVQGSVPPPLDQYVKFDAVSGDYYPILYFNDYWNLQKDYIPINTSVSALPLRITFCPLSLWRWQLYAAQSSRSPWNFLGEELYEQSDEEQDSVKVALLETNPYLLALTITVSIVHSVFEFLAFKNDIQFWNSRQSLEGLSVRSVIFGVFQSLVVLLYILDNETNFVVQVSVGIGLLIDFWKITKVMDVKLDRQNKVAGIFPRLTVKDKSTYVESSTKVYDGLAFRYLSWILFPLLGCYAVYSLLYVEHKGWYSWVLGMLYGFLLTFGFITMTPQLFINYKLKSVAHLPWRMLTYKALNTFIDDLFAFVIKMPMMYRIGCLRDDVVFFIYLYQRWIYRVDPTRVNEFGTSGEAPTPLPAQDGPASLTHGQEVSAPLKPEEDKKKD; encoded by the exons ATGGAGGTGCCGGGGGCAGAGACTCAG acCAGTGTTAATGGCACAGTTGGAAGTGAAGCAGCTGTTCCCCCTGAGCAACCAAATCAACAACAGCAGCAACCACCTCCTCCAAATGCATGGCAAGTTATTAAAGGAGTCCTATTTAG GATTTTTGTTATATGGGCCATCAGCAGTTGGTTTCGCAGAGGCTCAGCACCACAGGACCAAGCAACACCCACTGGAGCACCCCGGCCACCCAGCCGGAATCTTTTTTCCAAAGACACCTTAATG GATCTTCATGTTTATCTCTCTGAGAAAGAATCCTTCACCGAGTTTAACGTAACTAGTGCTGTTTTCTGGGAACAGCGAGACCTGGTTTATGGGGACTGGAGCAGTGGGGCTAATGGGGATGGTTGCTATGAACAATACTCTGAGATTCAAGTACCAGAG GGTGTCCAGAATAATGGAACCTTCTATATTCATGTTTATCTCACCAAGAGTGGCTTCCATCCAGATCCAAGTCAGAAAGCACTATACAGGAGGCTGGCTACTCTGCACACATCTCGCA tgcttaataaatacaaacGGCGACGATTTCTGAAGACCAAAAATCTTTTGACTGGGGAGACAGAGGCTGATCCAGAGATGATCAAG AGAGCTGAGGACTTTGGTCCTGTTGAAATTATTTCTCATTGGCATCCAAATCTAACAATAAACATAGTTGATGACCACACTCCTTGGGTGCAAGGCAGTGTTCCACCACCTCTGGACCAAT ATGTGAAATTTGATGCAGTCAGTGGTGATTACTACCCCATCCTATATTTTAATGACTACTGGAACCTGCAGAAAGATTACATTCCAATTAACACAAGTGTGTCTGCATTGCCTCTGCGGATAACTTTCTGTCCCCTGTCCTTGTGGCGGTGGCAGCTGTATGCAGCACAGAGCTCCCGTAGCCCCTGGAATTTTCTAGGAGAAGAGCTGTATGAACAATCTGATGAGGAGCAGGACTCTGTTAAG GTAGCGCTTCTGGAAACCAATCCATATCTCCTGGCTTTAACCATCACAGTGTCCATCGTACACAGTGTCTTTGAGTTTCTCGCCTTCAAGAATG ACATTCAGTTTTGGAATAGTCGTCAGTCTTTGGAAGGTCTCTCCGTGCGCTCCGTTATTTTTGGGGTGTTCCAGTCTTTGGTTGTCCTACTCTATATTTTGGACAATGAAACAAACTTTGTGGTGCAGGTCAGCGTTGGTATTGGTCTGCTCATCGATTTTTGGAAGATCACAAAAGTTATGGATGTCAAG TTGGACAGACAGAACAAAGTGGCTGGCATCTTCCCTAGGCTGACGGTGAAAGACAAATCCACTTATGTTGAGTCATCTACAAAGGTCTATGATGGT TTGGCTTTTAGGTACCTGTCATGGATCCTGTTCCCATTACTGGGGTGCTATGCTGTGTACAGCCTATTGTATGTGGAACACAAGGGCTGGTATTCCTGGGTACTCGGTATGTTGTATGGATTTCTCCTCACATTTG GGTTTATCACTATGACCCCCCAGCTGTTTATTAACTACAAGCTGAAGTCTGTGGCCCACCTCCCATGGAGGATGTTGACATACAAAGCCCTGAATACCTTCATTGATGACCTGTTTGCTTTTGTCATCAAAATGCCCATGATGTACAGGATTGGCTGCCTGCGAGATG